In Rhodopirellula bahusiensis, the DNA window GGCCGGATTGGCCGCTGCCGCCGTGGTGTTGGCCGGTTGCAGCAAGAGCGATGTCGTCACTGAACCCGGTAGTTCCGAACCGGTGGCGGCAACGAATGTGGATCACAGCCACGGCGGTTGGTGGTGCGTCGAGCATGGTGTTCCCGAAGGCGATTGCGCCCTGTGTGACAAAACGCTGGTGTCGAAGTTCAAAGAGGATGGCGATTGGTGTGATGAACACGACCGCCCCGAATCGCAGTGTTTCATTTGCAGCCCCAAGCGTTTCGATAAGTTCGCAGCGACTTACGAAGCCAAGACGGGTCACAAACCACCGCAACCAACAGAGTAGGCATGTCAAGGCAATCGCCAAAAAGAAACGCCTGAGTCGGGGATTGCGACGCGTCACGACCATGTCGTTCGCTACGTTTCTGCTCGTTCAGCCCGGCTGCATGTGTGGATGTTCTGTGCCCCACCGGATGGCTTGCATTTCGCAAGCCTGCTGCGATGGCGATTGTTTGAACATTTCCCCGACAGAGAACAGTGAGGATTCAACCGTGCCCTTGGCGAAAGTTGAAACCTCGACCCATCCACGCCGATAGCCATTTGATCGTAGTGGCCGGGGGGAAAACAGTAGCGCATTTGACCAGCCCGCTGAG includes these proteins:
- a CDS encoding RND transporter, whose translation is MKMNWIKDFRGLSLAGLAAAAVVLAGCSKSDVVTEPGSSEPVAATNVDHSHGGWWCVEHGVPEGDCALCDKTLVSKFKEDGDWCDEHDRPESQCFICSPKRFDKFAATYEAKTGHKPPQPTE